The segment GCTAGTTTCATTGCTTCAGAAATTTATAGACAGAAAGTCAATTACACTCAAACAACTACAGTCAATGTTGGGCAAGTTAAATTTTGTAACCAAGGCTATTACACCAGGCCGGGCATTTGTTAGGAGAATGCATAATGCCACCATTTGCATAATCAACCCACTTTATGCCTGTAGGGTGTTagattgacaaaaaaaaaaggttttgtttCATATTGACAACCAGGCACTAATCACTATCCTTAACAAACCTCCAAATCACAAAGAGTTAAGTTTTTGCTTCGTCCTTTTATCATCAATTGCATGTTGCATAATATTTGTTTCCCGGCAGTACATATACctacaaaaataatataattgcTGATTCTATCTCTCGTCAACAGTGGCAGCGTTTCAGGCAGGCTGCACCTCAGGCACAGATCAAACCAGTCCCAGTCCCCAGCTCCTTTCAACACCTCATTTCCAATATGAGATAGACATACTTCTTCAAGCTGCACTCTCTCAAAATACACATAGAGCATACCAGGCTGGTTTTAATTCGTACCATTATTTTTGTACACAATATTGGCAATATTGTATTTGGCCACCATCTCTAGAGTATGTCGTTCAGTTTGTAGCCTACCTATCTGCAAAGGGTCTTTCTTATGCATCAGTACGCTCTTACTTAGCAGGTTTATCTTACTTTACAAATCTACAGGGTTTCCAAGCCCCAACAGACTAGTTTCTGGTATCAAAGTTATTGCAGGGCCTAAAACGTAGAAAACACACTCAAGATAGTCGATTACCAATCACACAGCACCTCTTACAGAGGATAATAAGAATAATTCCGAGTGTATGCAAGGGCATATATGAGTCTGCATTGTTCTCATCAGCCTTTTCTATTGCTTTCTATGGCTAACTGAGAGTAAGTGAATTTACAGTTACTCCCAAACAAAACCACAGGGTCTTATTACTAGAACATCTTCAGGTTGATCATGTCAATAAACATTTGCATCTGCTGGTAAAACTTTCCAAAACGGACTAAACCGGGAAAGGATTGCATATACAAAGCACTGGTGACCTTACTTGCCCTTATGCACttgttacaaaatatttatcatttcaatCAAACATTAAGGGTCCGCTATTTTGTCTTCTTGGGGGTGCATCAGTCATTAGATACCAATTTACAGCAGTCTTAACAAAGGCCATATCTGCTCTTAATAATGACTTAACTGCCTACAAGTCACACTCGTTTAGAATTGGAGCACTGAATTGGCTTCAAGGTTTAAAGGTTACCCATCAGACAATATTCAGATGTCGGGAAGATGGAGATCAAAATGTTACAAATCATACATTCGTATGCCTAAATTTTACTGTACTTTCAGATCAGCAGGTTATTTGGGTGTTTGGCTCGTCAATTATTAAGAGGGCATTTGTAGCTTCATTCCTTCGCCCGGGCGGGTCAGATCTTAATCTAGATAGATTGAACATCACATTGTGGTGGCAAGGTTATGGTGGATTGGAGATACTAGTAGTCAATGCGATTCAGAAATTGCAAGTCTTAAAGCAAGTAGGTCCTCTCCCAAGtgctatttttattcattgtggTGGGAATGACATAGGCAAAACATCTGTTCGGAAATAAGGTTAGCAATCATAACAATCCTTCAATACCTAGGTTGGGAGTTCCCAAATGTACACATTATATGGTCCCTCATTTTGCCAAGACTTAAATGGCGTTACTCTGAAAATACAAGGGCTATGGAAGAGGCAAGAAAGCGTATTAATTCTTTCATTTCGAATAAGGTTTGTGAGGTAAGGGGTTCAGTAGTGCAATGCCCAGATATATCTGACCACCAACATTTTTTGTCAAAGAGATGGGGTACACGGGGCTTGAAGAAATTCTTTGTCACGGTGTATCAGCCTACCTGCAGCCACATTATCTCTAATTCTCATTTGGCAGGGCAGGCTAAAGGGATGCCGCTCTAAGCTCCCACCCAATGTCCTCATGGTGGCGGAGACCCCAAGCGCAAGTGCTATGTGCAAAACACTTACGATTTGGGTCTTATGGCATATCGAGCGGCTCTTCTCTTAAACTGTTAAATGCCCAGTTGTTCTTGTTGAAAACTTTGGCCTTGACCGCTACACCTCcctgggtcaaggtcatatatgcTGAAATTGTATATGAATTGAACTTTGACCTTGAGTCTTGCACCTCACAGGAACAAGGTCACATTGCTGTCATTTGTTTAACTAACAGTTGTTGTTGTTTGAAACTTTGGCCTTGACTGCTGCACCTTCCAGGGTCAAGGTCACATTTGTTCACATTGTAGATTGATTTAAAGTTTGAACAAACATTGTATTTGAattctaaattgaaaaatatacatatatgtatatatcagcCGTGCCCATGATCGCCAATAAATAGTTTACAAaacctttttgtttttcttgcaATCTCTGAGATAATTATGCATCTATGCCGTATGTATATAGTAATACGATGCTGTTATAGAAGGAATGTAAATTTAGATTTTCCTTTtcctttttaacaaattgatcaGCGCCCCTTCAGTAACTAATCACTTCCCTTTCGTGATTATAAATTATGCGCACACATTCCAATCGCCCCTTTTCCATAAATCCACTGCAAGAAGTAGGTTTGTGCATCATGTGTTCagaaatttttatgcaaaacattagTTTTTCAAATCCCAAACCCACCCTCCCTTTTACTGTTTTTTACTTATGACTGTGATTATTCATTAAAACACGATACTGCTGGTTCTAATTCTTTATTGCAGACTATCCACCATTAATCATATCACCTGGCACGGCTGAAAACCTGAAGCATATCGAGCGGCTCTTCTCTTAAACTGTTAAATGCCCAGTTGTTCTTGTTGAAAACTTTGGCCTTGACCGCTACACCTCcctgggtcaaggtcatatatgcTGAAATTGTATATGAATTGAACTTTGACCTTGAGTCTTGCACCTCACAGGAACAAGGTCACATTGCTGTCATTTGTTTAACTAACAGTTGTTGTTGTTTGAAACTTTGGCCTTGACTGCTGCACCTTCCAGGGTCAAGGTCACATTTGTTCACATTGTAGATTGATTTAAAGTTTGAACAAACATTGTATTTGAattctaaattgaaaaatatacatatatgtatatatcagcCGTGCCCATGATCGCCAATAAATAGTTTACAAaacctttttgtttttcttgcaATCTCTGAGATAATTATGCATCTATGCCGTATGTATATAGTAATACGATGCTGTTATAGAAGGAATGTAAATTTAGATTTTCCTTTtcctttttaacaaattgatcaGCGCCCCTTCAGTAACTAATCACTTCCCTTTCGTGATTATAAATTATGCGCACGCATTCCAATCGCCCCTTTTCCATAAATCCACTGCAAGAAGTAGGTTTGTGCATCATGTGTTCagaaatttttatgcaaaacattagTTTTTCAAATCCCAAACCCACCCTCCCTTTTACTGTTTTTTACTTATGACTGTGATTATTCATTAAAACACGATACTGCTGGTTCTAATTCTTTATTGCAGACTATCCACCATTAATCATATCACCTGGCACGGCTGAAAACCTGAAGCATATCGAGCGGCTCTTctcttaaacatgttaaatgccCAGTTGTTCTTGTTGAAAACTTTGGCCTTGACCGCTGCACCTCcctgggtcaaggtcatatatgcTGAAATTGTATGAGTTGAACTTTGACCTTGAGTCTTGCACCTCACAGGAACAAGGTCACATTGCTGTCATTTGTTTAACTTACAGTTGTTGTTGTTTGAAACTTTGGCCTTGACTGCTGCACCTCCCAGGGTCAAGGTCACATTTGTTCACATTGTAGATTGATTTAAAGTTTGAACAAACATTGTATTTGAattctaaattgaaaaatatacatatatgtatatatcagcCGTGCCCATGATCGCCAATAAATAGTttacaaacctttttttttcttgcaatctCAGAGATAACGACTTTTGTTTGCCAATGCAAAATACCAGAACTGTGCAATGATAAGCCACTTTAAAGATAGCAGGATAAAAAGAATACTAGCGTCCAATGCAAGATAACAAACCAGACACTGTCTGATCTGCTCAAGTCTTTCCAACTTTCGACATGGAAGGAGGACAgggtaaaacaaaattatttgttttaaaatactgatttgatcttttaataattcattttcatttcgttatcaatttttttatgaattcatcaATCAAAACACAAGTTTTCAACgtttattgcatttttaaacTGTACTTTATAGGTTTTGAATACGTTATCATctctatacatacatgtacttttaaaaatctgctaaggataatttgttgttttcatgttatatatttgtctttttcaaaaataataaccGTCATTTATAACTTGACCATTTGTTTtctgaaaatatcaaaaacacTAATATTTCTTTCGACACATTTGACAAACTGTTAACCAAAactaatataaatttatttgaatgtATGGTCAAGTTTTAAGTATTAAATCGGACTATGGACAAATGTTTTGATCTTAATGTTCAACACACTGTTAAGAAAAACCAAAATAGTTcaataagtttttgttttttttttgtttttttgttttttttgaatttactgagtggcagtaaattcaaaatttctcaTGTAAAACGTgataaattaccattacattgcATAAGTTTCAacgttataaaaatgtaaaattaaaacaaatagcTAGTTTCAATCTTATTGTCAAAAGTTTCGGGAAAGAATGCGCAAGATTGCAAGTTTGCAGGAATCATCGACTTAATTCATTGGGGATTCAGTTAGCAGAATTTTTTTCACGCAGGATTCGGTTATTGGAATGTTGGTCAGGCACCAGAAACTGGTCCCCAACCTGTTATTCAACAGCCACAGCAGCCACCTCCCGGGGCATATCACTACCAACCCCCAGGATATCCACAACCAGTACACGTAAGTGCGCAAGTATTCCTCCCCCaagaaacccccccccccaaaaaaaaaacaaaccaaaaaacaaataaaacaaagttgataaaaaaaacaccacgcGACGAATCTAGAGTCAAGATTAACTGAAGAACTGAactaaaaacaataacaaacttGTATCTCAGTTCTTCCACCAGAAAATTACGTAATGCAACATACTGGTGTGTGTATACTTTCTTACGTTTTGAATAAAACAGATTCATGCACGCAAATGATTTTTGCGTTACAGCATCAACAGCAAACAAACACGACCGTTGTTATCAACCAGGGGCGGGTTGGCCGACCCCCTCCCCGGGACTGGAGCTCCGGAATCTGTGGGTGCTTTGAGGACATGTCGTCTTGTAcgtaatttatttacaaaattatgcTACGtagcacgcacgcacgcacgcacacacacacactctctctctctctctctctctctctctctctctctctctctctctctctctctctctctctatatatatatatatatatatatatttttaaatgatttaaatattatattacttTTTTGTTTGGTGCCAAAATTGCAAGATGTCCTTGCCTCCGATCAAGATAATGCTGATAGGCTTCGATGTATTTGTCCTCTTTTTATCAAAACCTATAATCCGTTATTATACTCTTAATTTTTGACAATTGTAAGGAACTCGATATTCGGATTAGGTTTGACAGTTTGACAATTGACTTTCGACTagttaaaaaagatatattgcaattcaatcaccaatttctaatttatttatttttttaaaagacagttTAGGTTACATGTTATGAGTTCGATATCAATTCAGGTTTCTAATTTTATTCATGCTTCTGAAGGTACTGTAAACCAGCTTTTATTGGTCATACGTTGACTTTATTGCGCGACTGACTTTGGATCTATACTGGTTCGCGACGACTTATGTttgcgaccaagccttatcgaGACTTATGTTGTTTACACAACCATGCGCCAAGGATGTTTTCGCGGCGAGAATTAATCGCGACGCTGTGGCTTTCGCTAACATTGCGAAATTTTCTCATCAGCGAATTAAAGGTGGTTTACAGTATATCTACTCGAAATTTTACAGGCTGTGCCGTTTACTGGTGTGGAAATGGCTGCTACCCATGTTACTTGTCGTCCAAACTCAACGAAAGCTGCTGCCTACCATTCTGCCTGCCTTGTTATCCATGGCTGATAGCCCTCCGTGTCAAAATGAGGGCCGAAAATAATATTCAGGTGGGTAGATATTAATCAACCAAATTAATGAagtaaaaatccatatattttacctttaaatttGGGTACTTTCCTACATTTTTACATAGAGCTATTCTTCTAAAAGAGATCAATAAAGTCTAAAATGGCTATAACTATCGagcttttttataaaatgaactgAGATATaccacgttgtttttcatcttttCATTCTATAGGGGTCCATTATGAATGATTGTTGTTGCGTTTGCTGCTGTAGCCAGTGTGTGATGTGCCAGCTATCACGTGAACACGACTATACACTTGCTAATCCACAGACCTATTGAGAACAGACATGTTGTTATGGATTGCTTCATACCTTTGATGCGTAATTGTGTGTACTTAAACTATCATCGCTGTCACACATTAAACTCATTATTTCTATAAAGAGACGTATAGTATTCAACCCTATGATGTTTAAATACATTACCCCcaaactattttcttttttaagaaattCGTTTTCCTGACTATCAAAGGGACATTAGGCAGATTTGGTTTATTTATTAAGCattgttttattgattaaatacaGAAAATATACTTGCAGCAATGATAaagataaaactttaaaattcccCCACCCGCTATTATCTAAGATCCAATAATATATTGAAACCTAAAAAAGAGTTGACAGAGATTATCTTATTTCATAAGTTCGAAATAGAACCCTTTTCAATCTTGACTTATAGTAATTGTGAGAATAGTCACCCTGAATTATTCTTGGACGTTTAATGTTATTGACGCCATGCAAGCAGTCCGCATTTGCTTTGTGCAGATCTTaatctaaactttttgtaactGCCGTAAAATTTATTggtttgatgttttaaaaaaatcaaaattcttttCATTACCTATCGGGTGTACTAAAGTCTTATTCTTGTGTTAtaatatgttaataaataaataattttgcgTAAATGTTTACCACTCTCATTATTAATTTGATCAAAAACTTATATTTGCTTTAATTTCCTTGAACAATGTTATGACGCAATATTCAAATGGCAGCAAATCGGATTCAACTAAACAATTAGTTTGTTCAATATGtttttttgtgttaaaaaagACAAGGAAGCTAGCGCATTTGCATGTTAATAAtcacagaaaaacaaatttcaaagtgATGGTTGTATAACctctttgataatattttttattttcattgttttctaaACTGATCGAAATGATATATGTTTTGAACCTTAAAGTGCGTTCTAAACAATGAGAAATATTTCCAGAATGTTAATAATAACTTATGGGGTCAATACTAAATGCCAGAACAGTGAAATGGCAAGCCACTTTGAAGATTACTTAAATTCGGTGCggtataaaaagaaaactagcGTACACTGCAAGATAACAAACATACGAATTGCGGCGGACCGGAAGTACCAAATGTACATGGACTCCATCTAAATCTCATCCGTCAGGAAgtgtctaaaatttaaaattaaacagtCATCTATCTAACAGGTATTTTCAGTGTCAGTTTACATTTTTCCTATTCTACAGTTCAATTCTTTTTGTCGCGATGAAATAGAACAAAATGGACGCTGTATCAAGCTTTGTTGATTGAGACGGTTAGATGGAAGGGTAACACCaaggataaaaatgaaaatcatggTCGTGTATCCAAAACCTGTGACAGGCTGCCTCAAATGTACTGTTGATTGTTTCAATGAttgatttctattattattttaagaaacgTAGCATCATTTTGGAAACTGAGGAGCGGGGGCaaacttattcaaaatattgactatcaaacagaaaaattaaatatataattataaaaaaagaaaaaaataccagtgCTGAAGTAGGACCTAGGTACACTCTGAGACTTAAGTCCGTAACTAGAAGAGTGTTTACTGTTGCTAGGACAATTTACCCAAAACGTAGGCGGCCGGTAGAAGTGACTAAAGTATTAATATCATTGTTTACACACATTTAGaagttttattaattacatgtatttcaattcaGCATTTGAATACAGTGTATCAcataatttacacaaaatcataatataaaagttttgatgtaaatatttatagtgGTCGTAATCGAGCTGTAACATTTTCCGTGCAGTTTGCAAGAAAAAATCTTAGCATGCTTCATGTTCCGAATCCTTGCATATTGCATATTATTTGCCTTCAACTTGTTCTGacgttaagaaaaaaatcattattgtgACATTGTTTCATTTGTTAcgcaatgattttaaaaacgaGAAGCAGAAATCTTTTTGAAATAGAATAATGTACTATCTTGTGAACGATCTGCATCCTTAATGCACAAAGATGacgctttaaaaaatattttcatatgttGACTCGATCTGTgcacaaatttaaatggaaacCAAAGTTGAGTAAACAAACATGAACACTTTACATTTTCGCAAAATTGTCCGTTAAGTTTCGGtttaaattcttataaattgTACCAGttacgttttaaaaaaatcggatTAAATCACCATTTTTACTCTGACGAATCATTTCACGGTGTTCAATTGTTCACAATTACAGTTGTTTGCGCGATTGTGATCTTGTGCAGACATGTTAGCAGTTCATAAAGATAAAAGCCCAAAAGACTTTGTGATAGAGTTGATCACACCCGACTgcatttgatcacctcataatattcaaagaatgattccttattatttatattaaaagaattttcagtaattttacGATTCATATTAAAATGggttgatgaaatgtattggactatacattacaaaatcagtttgtaGTGGTATCATAGACAAAGACACagggaaatgtaaatatttttctgtaaCCTATGCatggctttttaaaaatatctaacgATAATCGAGGcgttattttctttgttttgtgtATTCAAAAGGTGGTACTGTGGAATTTTCGCATGAAGTAACATTCTTTCACATTAAATGTATCAAATCACCCTCTTAATTGTACTGACGTCAGGGCCTGGCacaaatatgtacatgttcgACACTGTTGTAAGACAAGTATTTCGGTTCACACGAACTAAATTTGTCGATATGTGTGTAAAAACGTGCACACGCGTTTTGAATTTGGGTATTAATTAGACCACCTTTTACAAGGCTTAATGTCGCAGCCATTTTTagattaaaatcatttaataaccaaaattcaaaagtaCATCTAGTAAGTAATTTGTAGACCACCCAGACTCCTTTTGAATTACTGTTTGTTTACCGTCTCCAGGCACACCGGCAAAAAATACCTCACACcagatattttgtttacagtttTCAAACTTTTCAGTTAAACAAACCAATTTGTTTTCGAatctattttcaatttaatttttacgaatcttgttaaaaaataacatttctcTACCGATCCAAAGATGAATAACTTGGAATTGAAAAGGCAAAGTAATTCTTATTTAAATGTTGACTCCTTTCAAATAATTGCTGTAACTGAGACTTGTTTGCAAATTGCAATCTTCAGACATGTTCATGAAACTGTTCTAAGATACTGGTATAACTTGAAAGTGTTCCTACAATGTAAGATATGTTAATTGGAAAAGTTAGAAACATCATAGTACGAAAAACTTACAACACACCTTTTAGATATAAATCGAATGTTTCTTAGACACATCTTATTTAGAATATCTAAACTATATCTTCTATGATCATTTCTGTTTGTTAATTTCTATATTCTTGATAATCATTTATACTTTGTGCACCaatacaaagttttttttatagattaaagGGGCAcgatcacgattttggttaaaatttattttccaatTCTAATGTT is part of the Magallana gigas chromosome 3, xbMagGiga1.1, whole genome shotgun sequence genome and harbors:
- the LOC105331993 gene encoding placenta-specific gene 8 protein; translated protein: MEGGQGFGYWNVGQAPETGPQPVIQQPQQPPPGAYHYQPPGYPQPVHHQQQTNTTVVINQGRVGRPPPRDWSSGICGCFEDMSSCCAVYWCGNGCYPCYLSSKLNESCCLPFCLPCYPWLIALRVKMRAENNIQGSIMNDCCCVCCCSQCVMCQLSREHDYTLANPQTY